One genomic window of Hydra vulgaris chromosome 03, alternate assembly HydraT2T_AEP includes the following:
- the LOC136078162 gene encoding uncharacterized protein LOC136078162, with the protein MFCGNANDELLPPYVVYKAESLWNTWMEHGPSKVRYNRSKSGWFDSTCFEDWFFSLLLPRLKKAQGRTVIIGDNVSSHLSIAVLDACQSNNIGFVALPANSTHLTQPLDVAYFRPMKINWRKILCEWKEKGKGRRVASLPKDEFPRLLDRLITNLNEHGNDNLRAGFRKTGIFPLDKSQVLSRLPCCNVGLDSTTDLVSQSFLDHLCKSLDDPSDGSKKPKRRKVCAVPGKSLCSTDISSCVINENNRLNSNNVDTPISIINTIETNNIDFAGPSTNTVATETSNLIFADVSLVVESHTESLDHSALSKKNFQNIDKTKNICKKEKLLNLVENCYVIVKCNGELNPG; encoded by the coding sequence ATGTTTTGTGGCAATGCTAATGATGAATTGCTACCACCTTATGTTGTTTACAAAGCTGAGTCGTTATGGAATACATGGATGGAACATGGGCCATCAAAAGTACGTTATAACAGATCAAAAAGTGGTTGGTTTGACTCAACATGTTTTGAGGACTGGTTTTTCTCTTTACTTCTTCCAAGACTTAAGAAGGCTCAAGGAAGAACTGTCATTATAGGTGATAACGTATCTTCACATTTGAGCATTGCAGTACTGGATGCATGTCAAAGCAATAACATAGGATTTGTGGCATTACCAGCAAACTCTACACATCTCACGCAGCCATTAGATGTTGCTTACTTTAGACCTATGAAGATTAACTGGCGCAAAATATTATGTGAATGGAAAGAGAAAGGAAAAGGAAGGAGAGTTGCTTCTCTTCCTAAAGATGAATTTCCTAGACTTTTAGACCGTTTAATTACCAACTTAAATGAACATGGGAATGATAACCTTAGAGCTGGTTTTCGCAAAACTGGAATTTTTCCATTAGACAAGTCTCAAGTGCTTTCACGACTACCATGTTGTAATGTAGGTTTAGACTCAACTACTGATTTAGTAAGCCAATCATTTTTAGATCATTTATGTAAGTCACTGGATGATCCCTCAGATGGTTCTAAAAAACCAAAGCGACGTAAAGTATGTGCTGTCCCTGGTAAAAGCTTATGTTCAACAGATATATCATCTtgtgttataaatgaaaataatagattaaattcaaataatgtagatacacctatcagtattataaatacaattgagaCCAATAACATTGACTTTGCTGGCCCAAGTACAAATACTGTAGCTACTGAGACTTCTAATCTAATTTTTGCGGATGTAAGTTTAGTCGTAGAAAGTCATACAGAATCTTTAGATCATTCAGCATTAagcaaaaagaactttcaaaatattgataaaacaaaaaatatttgtaaaaaggagAAATTGTTAAATCTTGTAGAGAATTGTTATGTAATTGTTAAATGCAATGGAGAGTTAAATCCTGGAtag